The proteins below are encoded in one region of Nonomuraea helvata:
- a CDS encoding DinB family protein, giving the protein MIDDFAKDNLHARLRRDRKALLWKLDGLSEYDARRPLTATGTNLLGLVKHVATVEARYFGEVFDRPSPEPLPRWQDSDGSHWATEDETRDQIIGFYRRTWEHSDATINELPLDAPGHVPWWPESTPAWHTNLFAIMVHVLGESTRHAGHADILREGLDGRTGLRPEYEEQIDEEARAAYCAKIEQAARAARTN; this is encoded by the coding sequence ATGATCGACGATTTCGCGAAAGACAACCTGCACGCGAGACTGCGGCGGGACCGCAAGGCGTTGCTCTGGAAACTCGACGGCTTGTCCGAATACGACGCCCGCCGACCTTTGACAGCGACCGGGACCAACCTCCTCGGCCTGGTCAAACACGTGGCCACCGTCGAGGCCAGGTACTTCGGCGAGGTCTTCGACCGCCCTTCCCCGGAACCGCTGCCCCGGTGGCAGGACTCCGACGGCAGCCACTGGGCGACCGAGGACGAGACCCGCGATCAGATCATCGGGTTCTACCGGCGCACGTGGGAACACTCGGACGCGACGATCAACGAGCTTCCCCTCGACGCCCCCGGCCACGTGCCGTGGTGGCCGGAGTCAACGCCGGCCTGGCACACGAACCTGTTCGCCATCATGGTCCATGTCCTCGGCGAGTCCACCCGGCATGCCGGGCACGCCGATATCCTGCGCGAGGGCCTCGACGGCCGGACCGGGTTGCGCCCCGAATACGAGGAGCAGATCGACGAGGAAGCCCGTGCAGCCTACTGCGCGAAGATCGAGCAGGCCGCCAGGGCGGCCCGCACCAATTAA
- a CDS encoding transposase: MAVGQTPMQPGLLSSTVSFVEGRLAPNSIYTVLHRECRNLFPDEMFADLFAEDGRRSVPPMIVAVVMVLQRLEGLSDREAVDRFAFDVRWKYAAGGLDFDHPGFVHTVLVDMRARLAASDRPDRIFERTVEVAARAGLIGRKRVLDSAPIYDAVATQDTITLIRSAIRGVLRASDRELRVALRAVISSGDAYTDLGKPVIDWTEQAEREALIDSRARDGFALLAVLDGRKVAEEVDQAARLLATVLGQDLQHGEDGVFRIARKVAKDRVISTVDAEARHGRKTVERSFDGYKGHIAEDPDSEIITATRVTAGNVGDAEPAAELLADLLSEQAEQAEQAEHAEQAEQAEQAEQAEQAEQAEVYGDAAYGTGPMLAKLDRAQIEAMVKTQPSSAPGGRFTKDAFTVDLEAGRVICPNQIVKEIRWHRNGSGVAAFGSACAGCPLRERCTTAKDGRDINLSPHEAHLARGRANSADPGWLARYRATRPKVERKIAHLMRRRHGGRRARMRGTAKVDADFSLLAAAVNLARLAVLGVTSTSTGRWAATMA, from the coding sequence ATGGCAGTGGGCCAGACTCCGATGCAGCCGGGGTTGCTGTCCTCCACGGTGAGTTTTGTCGAGGGTCGGCTGGCGCCGAACTCGATCTACACGGTGCTGCACCGTGAGTGCCGGAATCTGTTTCCGGACGAGATGTTCGCCGACCTGTTCGCTGAGGATGGGCGCCGGTCGGTGCCGCCGATGATCGTGGCGGTGGTGATGGTGCTGCAGCGGCTGGAGGGGCTGTCGGATCGCGAGGCGGTGGATCGGTTCGCCTTCGATGTGCGGTGGAAGTACGCCGCCGGCGGGCTGGACTTCGACCATCCAGGGTTCGTGCACACCGTGCTGGTGGACATGCGGGCCCGGCTGGCCGCCTCCGACCGGCCAGACCGGATCTTCGAGCGGACCGTGGAGGTGGCCGCCCGGGCCGGGCTGATCGGCCGCAAGCGGGTGCTGGACTCGGCACCGATCTATGACGCGGTGGCCACCCAGGACACCATCACGCTGATCCGCTCGGCGATCCGGGGCGTGCTGCGCGCCTCCGACCGGGAGTTGCGGGTCGCGCTGCGGGCGGTGATCTCCAGCGGGGACGCCTACACCGATCTCGGTAAGCCGGTCATCGACTGGACCGAACAAGCGGAGCGGGAGGCGCTGATCGACTCGCGGGCCCGCGATGGGTTCGCGCTGCTAGCCGTGCTGGACGGACGGAAGGTGGCTGAGGAGGTCGATCAGGCGGCACGATTGCTGGCCACCGTGCTCGGCCAGGACCTGCAGCACGGCGAGGACGGGGTGTTTCGGATCGCCCGCAAGGTGGCCAAGGACCGTGTCATCTCCACCGTCGATGCCGAGGCGCGACACGGCCGCAAGACGGTGGAGCGCTCGTTCGACGGATACAAAGGCCACATCGCCGAAGACCCCGACAGCGAGATCATCACTGCCACCCGGGTGACGGCAGGCAACGTGGGCGATGCCGAACCGGCCGCCGAACTCCTGGCTGACCTCCTGTCCGAGCAGGCCGAGCAGGCCGAGCAGGCCGAGCACGCCGAGCAGGCCGAGCAGGCCGAGCAGGCCGAGCAGGCCGAGCAGGCCGAGCAGGCCGAGGTTTATGGTGATGCCGCCTACGGCACCGGGCCGATGCTTGCCAAGCTCGACCGGGCGCAAATCGAGGCGATGGTCAAGACGCAGCCCTCCAGCGCGCCCGGAGGTCGCTTCACCAAGGATGCCTTCACCGTCGATCTGGAGGCCGGGCGGGTGATCTGCCCGAACCAGATCGTCAAGGAGATCCGCTGGCATCGCAATGGCAGTGGCGTGGCGGCCTTCGGCTCCGCATGCGCGGGATGCCCGCTCCGGGAGCGGTGCACCACCGCCAAGGACGGCCGCGACATCAACCTCAGCCCGCACGAGGCACACTTGGCCCGGGGCCGGGCCAACAGTGCCGATCCCGGCTGGCTGGCCCGATACCGCGCCACCCGGCCCAAGGTCGAACGCAAGATCGCGCATCTGATGCGGCGACGGCATGGCGGACGCCGCGCCCGCATGCGCGGCACCGCCAAAGTCGACGCGGACTTTTCTTTGCTGGCCGCCGCTGTCAACCTGGCACGCCTGGCGGTGCTCGGCGTTACTTCCACCTCAACCGGGCGATGGGCAGCGACAATGGCCTGA
- a CDS encoding TetR/AcrR family transcriptional regulator, whose amino-acid sequence MPKIVDPVERRREVVDALFRVVVRDGLQRASLRTVAAEAQLNIGSLRHYFATQEELMRFAMGSMIERVAERLRAAIEEAGDLAVLSAQELLELCARLLGELLPLDERRRGEVTVFLDFAAASRTDPALRDLASQVAVGTREFVGHVLERLEARGALRRGLRLDVETERLSALVDGLAMNAVLHPELVGAYDCLEVVRTHLGALAT is encoded by the coding sequence ATGCCGAAAATAGTCGATCCCGTCGAACGCCGTCGTGAGGTGGTGGACGCACTCTTCAGGGTCGTCGTGCGTGACGGCCTGCAACGCGCGTCTCTGCGCACTGTCGCCGCCGAGGCCCAGCTCAACATCGGCTCCCTGCGTCACTACTTCGCCACGCAGGAGGAGCTGATGCGCTTCGCGATGGGCTCGATGATCGAACGGGTGGCCGAGCGGTTGCGGGCGGCGATCGAGGAGGCGGGCGACCTGGCAGTGCTGTCCGCGCAGGAGCTGCTGGAGCTGTGCGCGCGGTTGCTGGGTGAGCTGCTGCCCCTTGACGAGCGGCGTCGCGGCGAAGTCACGGTGTTTCTCGACTTCGCCGCCGCCTCCAGAACCGACCCCGCGTTGCGAGACCTGGCCTCGCAGGTGGCGGTGGGCACGCGCGAGTTCGTCGGCCACGTGCTCGAACGCCTGGAGGCGAGGGGCGCCCTGCGGCGGGGGCTGCGGCTCGACGTGGAGACCGAGCGGCTGTCGGCGCTCGTCGATGGCCTCGCCATGAACGCCGTACTGCATCCCGAGCTGGTGGGTGCGTACGACTGCCTGGAAGTCGTGCGCACCCACCTCGGCGCGCTGGCCACGTAG